A stretch of DNA from Longimicrobiaceae bacterium:
GCGTGTCGCGCCCTGGCTTCGAGAACTCCACGGTCGGAGCGAGATCGTCCAGGACGTCGATCAGGTACTGTGGCGATCCGGGAGTGGCACCGGTCGCGGCGGTCTGCAGCTCGAGGTGGTAGAGGCCGGACTCGCTCACCCGGAACGCCCCCGTGAGGACGCCCGCGCTGTCTCGCTGCAATTGAACGGACCGCCCGTCGCTCAACACCACCCGCCCGCTGTCGACCGGCAGGGTGGGAGTGGCGCGCAACCTCACCGTCGTTCCCGCGGGGGCCGCAATGTCGCCACCGTCCTGAATGATGCGGGGCTCGAGGCCGGTGTACTCGGGGAAATGAAGCTCCAGATCGATCCGCTCCACGTAGGGCAGATCCAGGACGGAGACGCGGAATGCGGGTGAGCGGACCGCGCCCGCCTGCACGTAGTACTCGGCGGCGCCCTCCAGGTCGAACAGACGAACCTCGTACCCGGTCCCCTCCGGAGACGGCAGCATGGGGACGCGGCGAAGGATGGAATCTCCCTCAAACCGCACCACAACGTCCACCTGCTCCGAGGTGAAGCCGGACAGGACAGCCGAAATTGGCAGATCCGCCCCGCGGGCGACGCTGGTATCCCCGGGCTGGACGAGCACCCGGTAGGAGGTCGCGGCCGCTTCGGCGCTCCGCAGCGGCAGAAAGATCGCCCGGGCTCCGAAGCGCACGAAATCGGGGCCCAGCAGGAAGAGGATGAGTCCGGCGACGACCACGCCACCCAGCGCTCCCGACGCGCGGCGCAGCGCCCTACTTTCGATCCTCACACCTCCCTGTACCTGTCGGCACCGCTGCAGCGCCGTCTCGATGGTGCGACGGGCCAGGGCCGGAGACAGAGCGGACTCCGGCTCGCTCGCGCTCAGCGCGCTGATCAGCGACGACCGCAGCGAGGGCTCGTGCTCTTCGATGTACAGCGCCACCTGCTCGTCGCTGACCCGACGACGGAGCGGGAGGAGGAGGAAGCGGAACAGCAGCGCCACCACAGCCACCGCCAGGACGATTCGCGCAGTCAGCACCGCGGCGGGCGAGAAGCCCATGCGGTCGACCATGAACGCGCTGATGAGGAAGATCCCCAGCGCGGCGGCCAGCATGATCGCCGCGCCGCGCAGGGCGATCTTCATCCGCCAGCGGCGCCGGACCTGATGGACGATGCGGACCAGCTCCGCGTGGCCCGACCATTCTGTAGCTCGACGATCCATGAGGACCCCCTATCCCCTCGTTGGGGTAGCGCCGCGGTAGAACCGGTTCGAGACGACCGACTCGGCCGCGAGGATCAAGAAGGCAATCACCAGGAGGTACCACCAGGCGCTCTGCTGGCGCTCGCGCTCCTGCAGCGTCAGCGGTACCGCATCGGAGGTGGCCAGCGGATCGACCGCCTCCCCGGCCACGGCGGCGACCAGCTCTTTCGGGTCGAAGGATTCCATCCCTGCCTCTGCCGGGTCAACGTTGACGCCGACCACGGCATTGCGGTCTCCCGTGCGCTGATCGCGCAACTCATAGAACCCGGGCTGCTCGAGGGCGAGGGGGCGCGAGCCGTCGATCGGGAGGCGCTCGCCACCCGGGGTGAGCGCCAGCGTGTACGGCTCGGCTTGCGGATCCATCGCACCCGGATCGAACGGGTCGCCCACCATCTGCCAGGCCGCCGCGGGTGAGTAGCCGGCGGCGTACTTCACCAACTGATGAACGAACGGCAAGAACACCGGCTGTAGCGCCAGGTTGTTCCACCGGCTGTCCATCGTGCTGCTCCAGACCAACACGCGGCCCTTGCCCACCCGCTGCTCGGTGAGCGCCGCTCCGCCATCGCCGAAGCGCGCGAGAACACGAGCCCCTTCGGGAAGGGCCCGGTACTGGAAGACTCGCGCCGCGGTGAAGTCGCCGCTGCGGGGGGCGCTGAACGGCTCGAAGACCGGGTGCCCGAGATCGACGAAGCCGAGCGTCGTCCCGCCCTCTCCGGAGTGATCCACCGTTCGCCCCAGGCTGGGAATCACCCCATCCCACTGGCCCAGGCTGTTGTCGCCGGCGATGGAGATCAGCCCAGCACCACCTTCGACGCGCGCGCGCAACCGGCGTCCGACCTCTCCGTCCGGCAGAGCGGTCTGGTTGAAGATCATCACCGGGAACTCTTCCAGGTCGGCGGCAGAGAGGCGCGCCACGTTGCGGGTTTCCACGCGGAAACCCGGAGAGTCGCCCTGCTGGAGTGCGCGCTCGAGGTAGAAGCTCGCCCGAGGAGGCGTCCCCGGTCCCTCCACGATAAGCGCTCCCACCCGCTGGTCCGCGGCGAGCACGAAATGGAAGGTGTTATCCACCGCCAGATCGTCCTCGGCGAGGCGCA
This window harbors:
- a CDS encoding BatA domain-containing protein is translated as MSLTFLVPAFLAGLAALAIPVLLHLTRKQTRTAIAFPSLMFIRQVPHRSTSRRTIHRWPLLLLRLLGLALLVFAFSRPFVHRDGAGFLPRATGGRELVILLDRSYSMGFGDRWQRAIDAAEEAIGGLGSSDRGTLLFFDTQAEAGSPTTMERGELLAALRGVEPGPRSTRYAPGLRYAQRILAGSPLPRREVVLISDFQRRGWDADAAEIGSIQLPPGTRVTPVSVAEGEGENLSVAGASIERMNTEGHERAAITARLVSHGEAPTGPVPVVMEVDGRPVETRQVSFSGSSASVTFDPLTLPADRPIRGRVRLAEDDLAVDNTFHFVLAADQRVGALIVEGPGTPPRASFYLERALQQGDSPGFRVETRNVARLSAADLEEFPVMIFNQTALPDGEVGRRLRARVEGGAGLISIAGDNSLGQWDGVIPSLGRTVDHSGEGGTTLGFVDLGHPVFEPFSAPRSGDFTAARVFQYRALPEGARVLARFGDGGAALTEQRVGKGRVLVWSSTMDSRWNNLALQPVFLPFVHQLVKYAAGYSPAAAWQMVGDPFDPGAMDPQAEPYTLALTPGGERLPIDGSRPLALEQPGFYELRDQRTGDRNAVVGVNVDPAEAGMESFDPKELVAAVAGEAVDPLATSDAVPLTLQERERQQSAWWYLLVIAFLILAAESVVSNRFYRGATPTRG